A single genomic interval of Ruminococcus sp. NK3A76 harbors:
- a CDS encoding efflux RND transporter periplasmic adaptor subunit has product MKLYSLKKATAAMAAAVLCAALSGCYFLPDEEEVLAAPSVKTSDVKYTTIKVERKTLEKKVICSGTVSSENQYSQSYADNSGVIKKFYVNTGDTVKKGDKICSLDTTDIDYEIAEQELYLKRAKLDTQVIVQNKGTQAEIDRSGVEEELIQKKLDKLYALKEGATLKAEADGTITYLTSLRAGDSIDTGTTVCTILDTDALFIEIKPKSGDTKYFKMDQKVAIRVGEEEYQGKVFMIPSELTKYREEQKKSKEKIEDGINYQADAVYVRFADKKSSASAVGQLADVTLLLDKTENAIVISNNLIKKVDGEQVVYVLKDGEKVAVTVEVGLQTGSQAEIVSGLSEGDEVIIR; this is encoded by the coding sequence ATGAAACTATATTCTTTAAAGAAAGCAACGGCTGCCATGGCGGCGGCAGTGCTTTGTGCCGCACTTTCGGGGTGCTATTTCCTGCCCGATGAGGAGGAGGTGCTCGCAGCGCCCTCTGTCAAGACCTCCGATGTAAAATACACAACTATAAAGGTCGAGCGCAAGACGCTTGAAAAGAAGGTCATCTGCTCGGGCACAGTGTCGAGCGAGAACCAGTATTCCCAGTCGTATGCCGACAACAGCGGTGTTATAAAGAAATTCTACGTCAATACCGGCGATACGGTCAAAAAGGGCGACAAGATATGCTCACTTGACACCACCGACATCGACTACGAGATAGCCGAGCAGGAGCTTTATCTTAAGCGTGCCAAGCTCGACACACAGGTCATAGTTCAGAACAAGGGCACTCAGGCCGAGATAGACCGCTCGGGCGTTGAGGAGGAGCTTATACAGAAAAAGCTCGACAAGCTCTACGCTCTGAAAGAGGGCGCTACCCTTAAAGCCGAGGCTGACGGCACTATAACCTACCTTACCTCGCTGCGTGCAGGCGACAGTATAGATACAGGCACGACTGTCTGCACGATACTCGACACAGATGCGCTGTTTATCGAGATAAAGCCCAAGAGCGGTGACACCAAGTATTTCAAGATGGACCAGAAGGTCGCTATCCGTGTGGGCGAGGAGGAATATCAGGGCAAGGTGTTCATGATACCCTCTGAGCTTACAAAGTACAGGGAAGAACAGAAAAAGTCAAAGGAAAAGATAGAGGACGGCATAAACTATCAGGCAGATGCAGTGTATGTGCGCTTTGCAGACAAGAAGTCTTCTGCCTCGGCAGTCGGCCAGCTCGCAGACGTGACGCTTCTGCTTGACAAGACAGAGAATGCTATCGTCATCTCCAACAACCTTATCAAGAAGGTGGACGGTGAGCAGGTGGTCTATGTGCTCAAGGACGGCGAGAAGGTCGCAGTCACGGTCGAGGTGGGCTTGCAGACAGGCTCGCAGGCTGAGATAGTTTCAGGCCTCAGCGAGGGCGACGAAGTCATTATCAGATAA
- a CDS encoding ABC transporter permease, which produces MFTLLLRKMRNTKWMVFCLLIGCVMACAMMATIPIYMNASLQRMLVKDLETFQQTYNIYPGMYNTKYSMNMSLNAEGQRKLIEATEKAVDDSFAQLGAEATNKRFVSDDYLYAANFATAGGSDTVKLHLGAMSGLADNVTITQGRIFTPGKNENGAYEVIATERAMKVTGIAVGQSYELANIFDQENGSIRIEVVGVFEPKEGCEAYWAEGLDNYVSSVLTDYDTYMSEMLDTGALHISQYVNNYAIDYNKLDMTGLDSFIEKIDEQTEEYKKAKVSFSMPAKEIIEDYAKRASQLRLVLWLLQIPIMLMILFYLFMVSQLNVEQEKNEIAVFKSRGASRGQVVLMYALESLVIGVVSALLAPFAGLLLCRILGASNGFLEFVNRSSIPARLSFEAFVYSFIASAVFFATTMLPIFPATKETIVGHKQSKAKKRKLSLWEKTGLDLILLGGSLAWLYYYKREQAQLLSEGVTDITATVNPMLFVASTGFILGCGLLIIRLYPFVIRLIAFAGRRFWPPSVHVSLNNIGRSSNGREKFLILFLVLTVSLGLFFANTARALNRSATDQINYAAGADVRLSEEWKSNRVSSTSQGQSAASYGMTGNNGGEEEEEEVDASTLSYEEPDFTRFEKLEGVEAAARVFKKDSVTLSSSKMKVPKKTTYKDNNERRKEDFMEMNDTSTTNSAKDVTLMTVEPGEFSKVVWTSPRLFPTHINNYLNALSDYNSGVILSSSFRDTYGLKLGDTLECKWGSNAEFTVTVLAFVDCWPSIQPYEKTESGEYRDFAIMNFDYVRIATNVEPYEVWIKLKDGTKTEDFYTALENAKIKCSTLEVASQQIIQKKNDPMLQGMNGALTLGFIIIMIMCIIGFLIYWIISIRSRTLQFGILRAMGMKFREIITMLLTEQLLVSGAAIVLSFIVGSIASELFVPLFQSFMQTGAYPEFEVIPARSDYLKIYAALGAMLLFCFIVLGRLISNINISKALKLGED; this is translated from the coding sequence ATGTTTACATTGCTATTGCGTAAGATGCGCAACACCAAATGGATGGTGTTCTGCCTGCTGATAGGCTGCGTCATGGCGTGCGCTATGATGGCGACGATACCTATTTACATGAATGCGTCGCTTCAGAGAATGCTCGTCAAGGACTTAGAGACTTTCCAGCAGACATACAATATATACCCCGGTATGTACAATACCAAATACTCTATGAATATGAGTTTAAACGCCGAGGGTCAGCGCAAGCTGATAGAGGCCACCGAAAAGGCGGTCGATGACAGCTTTGCACAGCTTGGCGCCGAGGCGACAAACAAGCGCTTTGTGAGCGATGATTACCTGTATGCCGCAAACTTCGCCACCGCCGGCGGCAGCGACACGGTCAAGCTGCACCTTGGCGCTATGAGCGGTCTTGCAGACAACGTGACTATCACGCAGGGGCGGATATTCACCCCCGGCAAGAACGAAAACGGCGCTTATGAGGTCATAGCCACCGAGCGTGCGATGAAAGTGACTGGCATAGCCGTCGGGCAGAGCTACGAGCTTGCCAATATCTTCGACCAGGAAAACGGCAGCATCAGGATAGAGGTCGTGGGCGTTTTCGAGCCAAAGGAGGGCTGCGAGGCCTACTGGGCTGAGGGGCTCGACAACTACGTCAGCTCTGTGCTGACCGACTATGATACATACATGAGCGAGATGCTCGACACAGGGGCGCTGCATATCTCGCAGTATGTCAACAACTATGCTATCGACTACAACAAGCTCGATATGACAGGGCTCGACAGCTTTATAGAGAAGATAGACGAGCAGACCGAGGAATACAAAAAAGCCAAGGTGTCATTCTCGATGCCTGCAAAGGAGATAATCGAGGACTACGCCAAGCGTGCATCGCAGCTGCGGCTGGTGCTCTGGCTTTTGCAGATACCAATAATGCTGATGATACTTTTCTATCTGTTCATGGTGTCGCAGCTCAATGTCGAGCAGGAGAAAAACGAGATAGCCGTGTTCAAATCCCGTGGTGCATCAAGAGGGCAGGTCGTGCTCATGTATGCTCTCGAATCGCTGGTGATAGGCGTAGTGTCGGCACTTCTCGCACCCTTTGCAGGGCTGCTGCTCTGCCGCATACTCGGAGCATCGAACGGCTTCTTGGAGTTTGTCAACCGTTCATCTATCCCGGCAAGGCTTTCGTTTGAGGCGTTTGTATATTCATTCATAGCATCGGCTGTGTTCTTTGCAACGACCATGCTGCCGATATTCCCGGCAACAAAGGAAACGATAGTCGGCCACAAGCAGTCAAAGGCCAAAAAGAGAAAGCTCTCTCTCTGGGAGAAGACAGGCCTTGACCTGATACTCCTCGGCGGCTCTTTGGCGTGGCTCTACTACTACAAGAGAGAGCAGGCACAGCTTCTGAGCGAAGGCGTCACCGACATCACGGCGACGGTTAACCCCATGCTCTTTGTGGCATCTACAGGCTTTATCTTAGGCTGCGGCCTGCTGATAATCAGGCTCTACCCGTTTGTGATAAGGCTGATAGCATTTGCAGGCAGGCGCTTCTGGCCGCCGTCTGTACACGTTTCACTCAACAACATAGGCCGCTCGTCAAACGGCAGGGAGAAGTTCCTTATACTTTTCCTTGTGCTGACGGTGTCGCTCGGGCTTTTCTTTGCAAACACCGCAAGAGCCCTCAACCGCTCTGCGACCGACCAGATAAACTACGCTGCCGGTGCAGATGTAAGGCTCTCGGAGGAATGGAAGAGCAACCGTGTAAGCTCGACGAGCCAGGGTCAGTCGGCCGCATCATACGGCATGACAGGCAACAACGGCGGCGAAGAGGAGGAAGAGGAGGTAGATGCATCTACCCTCAGCTACGAGGAGCCTGATTTCACACGCTTTGAGAAATTAGAGGGTGTCGAGGCTGCGGCAAGGGTGTTCAAAAAGGACAGCGTGACCCTTTCGTCAAGCAAGATGAAGGTGCCGAAAAAGACCACCTACAAGGACAATAATGAGCGCCGCAAGGAAGACTTCATGGAAATGAACGACACCTCGACCACAAACTCCGCCAAGGACGTAACTCTCATGACAGTCGAGCCGGGCGAGTTCTCGAAGGTGGTATGGACTTCCCCGAGGCTTTTCCCGACGCATATCAACAACTACTTGAACGCACTTTCCGATTACAATTCGGGCGTTATATTATCAAGCTCGTTCCGTGACACCTACGGCCTTAAGCTCGGCGACACGCTTGAATGCAAGTGGGGCTCGAATGCTGAGTTTACGGTGACTGTGCTGGCGTTCGTTGACTGCTGGCCGTCGATACAGCCGTATGAAAAGACCGAGAGCGGCGAATACCGTGACTTTGCGATAATGAATTTTGACTATGTAAGGATAGCCACAAATGTAGAGCCCTACGAGGTATGGATAAAGCTCAAAGACGGCACAAAGACGGAGGATTTCTACACCGCACTTGAAAATGCAAAGATAAAATGCTCGACACTTGAAGTCGCAAGCCAGCAGATAATCCAGAAAAAGAATGACCCGATGCTCCAGGGCATGAACGGTGCTCTGACCTTAGGCTTTATCATCATAATGATAATGTGCATCATAGGCTTCCTTATCTACTGGATAATCTCGATACGCTCACGCACGCTGCAATTTGGCATACTGCGTGCTATGGGCATGAAATTCAGGGAGATAATCACCATGCTGCTGACCGAGCAGCTGCTCGTTTCCGGGGCAGCGATAGTGCTCTCGTTTATAGTCGGCTCGATAGCCAGCGAGCTGTTTGTGCCGCTGTTCCAGTCGTTCATGCAGACAGGCGCTTACCCCGAGTTTGAGGTGATACCTGCAAGGAGCGACTATCTGAAGATATACGCAGCCCTCGGTGCAATGCTGCTGTTCTGCTTCATTGTTCTCGGCAGGCTTATATCCAACATCAACATCAGCAAGGCGCTCAAGCTGGGTGAAGACTAA
- a CDS encoding stage V sporulation T C-terminal domain-containing protein translates to MSEQFRIAGYCRISVDEEMDKDNTSIENQKAIISDYVARTFPDSTLDFYADRDRSGYTFEQREDYQKLRRKLFHGEYDILIIKDFSRFSRRTSRGLVELEDLRDAGIRIISIGDGIDFPTSDEWMAIQFRFLVNEMPVTDTSKKVKAVINSRQKEGKWICAVPYGYVMTNTKTMKFTVDEPSAEIVRKIFQLYADGWGYKKIANYLTDQHIPTPRKTEEMRKEAEGEEYVVRSKAEWSLVTISEILSNDFYIGTLRQRKYRRKKINGGDEKLQEVDHIVIANNHEPIVDFKLFSVVQEQMKQRSRSNYRGVKKFDNVYTGHLFCGDCGSPMFSMSRGDIPQAYRCGTYHRRGTKGCSSHHTRVDMLDDLLKSFVRKVKDNSEAMLEQLQESIDKEQKETSSSKTVVEVLLQRIEDIKTELKFLARQHVKDIAKHPEREDMLEEVYQEQVDDLMQQIEGFRNQIQLATDKHNAIITMNRTAKTVMEVFDTIINKDSLTKADVDFILDRIDVYTDHIDIKLKADIDTLLRTGVPEELQEETVAVNFKSGTKKADNLIPIAQVRTSKGEILSVNVISEGDPLEIFTDSNGEVVLKKYSIMGELAEGAEKAAQVISKLSGSPAVVFDRDHVVAAAGVHKREFLERRVSPALEEIFESRRAYYAEQDSTKPLLPIEGIDRRALTVVPIISSGDCTGAVALVASDDLSTATPEHEMLARAAAMFLGKQGEST, encoded by the coding sequence ATGAGCGAACAGTTCAGGATAGCAGGTTATTGCCGAATTTCCGTGGACGAGGAAATGGACAAGGACAACACTTCCATTGAGAACCAGAAAGCTATCATATCCGACTATGTTGCACGGACGTTTCCCGATTCCACGCTTGACTTTTACGCTGACCGTGACCGCAGCGGCTATACCTTTGAACAGCGTGAAGATTATCAGAAACTACGAAGAAAACTATTTCATGGCGAGTATGATATACTTATTATCAAGGATTTTTCCAGATTTTCAAGACGTACCAGCAGGGGACTTGTGGAATTGGAGGACTTGCGTGATGCAGGTATTCGTATCATCTCGATAGGTGACGGCATCGACTTTCCCACTTCGGACGAATGGATGGCGATACAGTTCAGATTTTTAGTAAACGAAATGCCTGTTACTGATACCTCGAAGAAAGTCAAGGCAGTCATCAACAGCCGTCAGAAAGAGGGTAAATGGATATGCGCCGTTCCTTACGGTTATGTCATGACCAACACAAAGACCATGAAATTCACCGTTGATGAGCCTTCCGCAGAGATCGTTCGGAAGATATTTCAGCTTTATGCGGACGGCTGGGGTTACAAGAAAATTGCTAACTATCTTACAGATCAGCATATCCCCACACCTCGCAAGACCGAGGAAATGCGGAAAGAAGCCGAGGGTGAGGAATATGTGGTTCGCTCCAAAGCGGAATGGAGCCTTGTTACGATAAGCGAGATATTGTCCAACGATTTCTATATCGGTACTCTCAGGCAAAGAAAATACCGCCGCAAGAAGATAAACGGCGGTGACGAGAAATTGCAGGAAGTAGATCATATCGTCATTGCAAACAACCACGAGCCTATCGTTGATTTCAAGCTGTTTTCGGTGGTGCAGGAGCAGATGAAACAACGTTCACGCTCCAATTACAGAGGCGTCAAAAAGTTCGACAATGTCTACACAGGACATCTGTTCTGCGGTGACTGCGGTTCTCCCATGTTTTCCATGAGCCGTGGCGATATACCACAAGCCTACCGTTGCGGAACTTATCACAGACGTGGCACCAAGGGCTGTTCTTCTCACCACACAAGAGTAGATATGCTGGATGATCTGCTGAAATCTTTCGTGCGTAAAGTCAAGGACAATTCCGAAGCTATGCTTGAACAGCTGCAAGAGTCTATTGACAAAGAGCAGAAAGAAACCTCGTCAAGCAAAACAGTAGTGGAAGTCCTTTTACAAAGGATAGAGGACATCAAGACCGAGCTGAAATTCCTTGCCCGTCAACACGTAAAGGACATCGCCAAGCATCCCGAACGTGAGGATATGCTCGAAGAAGTCTACCAAGAGCAGGTTGATGATCTCATGCAGCAGATCGAGGGTTTCCGCAATCAGATACAGCTTGCCACCGATAAGCACAATGCGATCATCACCATGAACCGCACTGCCAAAACGGTCATGGAGGTCTTTGATACTATTATAAACAAGGACAGCCTGACCAAAGCCGATGTGGATTTCATTCTTGACCGCATAGACGTTTACACCGACCACATTGATATTAAGCTGAAAGCGGATATTGATACGCTACTGCGGACAGGCGTTCCCGAAGAACTTCAAGAGGAAACTGTTGCTGTAAATTTTAAGTCAGGCACTAAGAAAGCCGACAATCTCATACCTATCGCCCAAGTACGCACAAGCAAGGGCGAGATTCTTAGTGTCAATGTTATCAGTGAGGGCGACCCCTTAGAAATATTCACAGACTCAAACGGCGAGGTGGTGCTCAAAAAGTACTCGATAATGGGCGAGCTTGCCGAGGGGGCGGAAAAAGCAGCGCAGGTGATAAGTAAGCTGTCCGGCTCGCCGGCAGTGGTTTTTGACAGAGACCATGTTGTTGCTGCGGCAGGGGTACACAAGCGTGAGTTTTTGGAGCGGCGTGTGTCCCCGGCACTGGAGGAGATATTCGAGAGCAGGCGTGCATACTACGCCGAGCAGGACAGCACAAAGCCGCTGCTGCCGATAGAGGGCATCGACAGACGGGCACTCACGGTGGTGCCTATCATATCCTCGGGTGACTGCACGGGGGCTGTTGCGCTCGTGGCTTCTGACGACCTCTCGACCGCAACACCCGAGCACGAGATGCTTGCCCGTGCTGCTGCCATGTTTTTAGGCAAGCAGGGAGAGAGCACATAA